Below is a genomic region from Parageobacillus toebii NBRC 107807.
GTTTGCGCTTTATGGGATGATGGGAACAGAGTATCACGTATGGCATTTAGTGATTTTATTTGCCAGCGGCTCCCTATATTATTTTCTCTTTTATCCGACGCTATTTGCATTTACCCAAGAAGTATTTCACCCTGATCAATATAAGACGTTAAATGGGATTATGGAGATTCAAGGACAATTGGCTACCGTCATCTCCGGCGGAGCGGCAAGCCTGCTTCTTACGAAAGTGCCACTTTACTCGATTTTATGGCTAGATGCGTGCACGTATGTGGTAGCGATTGTTTGCCTTTTCTTTATCCCATATCAACGTTCTGTCAGAAATGGAGACACACATTCGTTTTGGATGAAGATGACCGAAGGATACCATTATATGAAAGCTCGTCCGCTGTTGTTTTGGTTTTTGCTTGCTTCGTTCATGCCCTTTATTGGTGTGATGATGACCAATTATCTTCATCCAATTTATATTACCGATGTCTTAAAGGAAGATAGTTCGGTATACGGCATTCAAAGCATGATATACGGAATCGGGGCCGCGCTCGCAGGGTTAATCGTGCCGTTATGGCTAAGGAAAATCGGAACCGAAGTAAGCATCACCATTACCGTCTTTATGTATGCGATGGCGATGACCATGTTTCTATTGGTGAAAAACACGTGGATATTTTATGTGCTTGTTAGCCTAACGGCGTTTGGCAATGCGGGGACAAGGGTGGCCCGCAGCTCGCTGATGATGGAACGGATTCCTAATGGGAAAATCGGAAGGATAGACAGCTTATTTCGAGCGCTCGGTTTTCTTATTCGTTCCATCTTGTTAAGCGTATTTACTGGTCTTGTTTCATTACAACATGTCCTGATTCCATATGCCATATTAAGCGGATTGCTTATCATTTCCGGGCTATTGGTGCTAAGGACTGGAGAATCGGTGAAAAAAGAACAATTTCATCTGACAGGATAAAAGGAGATTTTTCTTATACATCGGTCGGAGAATCGATAGGATAAATAATGGGGAATTGGATCGAACCAATTCCCCGTTTTTTATTTACGAATAAGCGTATTGCTCAGCTCCTGTTTTTTGTTCGCTTGCCTCAAGGGCATGGTCGATATAACGCAACAGAGCGGTTAGCCGCTTTTGAATGACTGAGTAATCATATTCAAAATTGTAGGCGTGAAGAAATTGCTCAATTTTTTTCGACAGCAAATCATCTTGTGTACGCACCATTAAAATAAGCAAATTATCCCATTCGGAGCGGTGCGTATAGTATAATGCTTTGTCATAATCGATGGTGTTCAAGTTCATGCCTCCTTTATAGAAGGAGATGTCTTTAGTGTATGATGGTTCTTGTTTTTTTTTACGCTGTAAATGTTACGTTAGAAGGTAAAAAATAAATTTACCGGTTTCAAAGTGCCGGTGTTTTACTTCTTTTTTTGCTGATAAAACCAATATATTGTGAGCAGGCAAATGAGGAGAATAAATACGGCCATAAAAAAAGTGCGATATTCATCCATATATTGTTTAATTATAATCCAATTCTTCCCTAAATAATTACCAATTGTGAGAAAGGTGAAGACCCAGACAAACGCTCCGCTATAGGCATATAACATAAATTTTTTTCGATCGTATGCGTTAAATCCAGCTAAAAATGCAGCAAGATGACGGATGCCAGGGATAAAATAGCAAATAAACAGCACCGATGGCCCTAGTTTGGCAAATAATGCTTTCGTTTGCTCTATTCGCTTTTCTGTAATATGTATTTTTGGACCTATTTTCTGCAAAAACGGCAATCCGAGTTTTACTCCTAAATAGTAACTGATGGAGATACCAGCTATAGCACCAATAAAGCCAAAAACAAATGAGATAGGATATGACATGGAACCTGTGGAAATTCGGTATCCAATGTACGTAAGTAGCAGCTCATCCGGAATCGGCATACCGACAATTCCTAACATTAACACGACCATAATGCCGATATATCCAAAATGATCGATAAAATAATGTAAATAATGCTCCACTGTATCACCACACTTTAATAGTATGAGCAAAGCGAGTCAGCAGAAAATAAATGGGCTTTATTATTTGCTAATGTCCATTATAAACAATACATACGTTGAAGGAAATTTTTTATATAAAGATGGGGAAGAAAAGTAAACATATGATTGATCAGTCGTATGGATTAAACGCGAAATATGGAATGGACTTATACGTATCAAAACTCCTTTTTCCTCATACATTGTGATAAGAGGGAAAAGGGGAGGAGATGTGCATGCGACAAGATGATTTGAAGGAGTTGGAACGGGCGATTGCGGAGATTACGGAAATCGCTGAAGGGTTTGGGCTTGATTTTTATCCGATGCGTTATGAAATTTGTCCAGCGGATATTATTTATACGTTTGGTGCGTATGGCATGCCAACGCGGTTTTCCCACTGGACTTTTGGCAAGCAGTTTCACAAAATGAAACTGCAATACGATTTAGGCTTAAGCAAAATTTACGAGCTAGTCATTAACTCTGACCCTTGTTACGCATTTTTATTGGATACAAATTCGCTGATTCAAAATAAATTGATCGTCGCACATGTATTAGCGCATAGTGACTTTTTCAAAAATAACGTTCGTTTCAGCAACACAAAGCGGGATATGGTCGAAAGCATGGCAGCAACCGCCGAGAGAATCAAACATTACGAACATCAATATGGAAAATTGGAAGTAGAAAAGTTTTTAGATGCGGTATTGGCAATTCAAGAGCATATCGATCCGTCACTGCTTCGTCCGAAATTATCATGGACTTTGGAAGATACGGAAGTATACGAAGAAGAAGAACCGCCAAAAATAGCGTCGCCATATGATGATTTATGGTTGCTCGATGAAAAAGATAAGCCGACTCCGCCACCGCGTAAAAAGCGACGGAAATTCCCGCCGCAACCGGAAAAAGACGTATTATTGTTTATTGAAGAATATAGCCGTGAGCTGGAAGAATGGCAGCGCGATATTTTAACGATGATGCGCGAAGAAATGTTATACTTTTGGCCGCAGTTGGAGACGAAAATCATGAACGAAGGCTGAACTTCGTTTCGCAAAGGAGCTTTAAATATGTAAATGAGAAATCACTTGTATGCGGAAGTGATTTTTTATTTGTTTGATGTTGAAATTTTTAAATATTGCTCATTTGATTCATGGTTGCTGTATGGTTCGATAATGTTTAGCGATCATGCTAAAATAACGTTTGTAATACATTTTGTCCTGGTGAACCATAGATTTCTTTGACAAATG
It encodes:
- a CDS encoding MFS transporter, yielding MNSLHRDRRLYLLLVANLFSSVGTGITMTAVPWLLVQKPDGGTWFGYMSTTMTIIMFLLTPYVGMWIDHMSRKAMLMLGEAMGLVIAAMFALYGMMGTEYHVWHLVILFASGSLYYFLFYPTLFAFTQEVFHPDQYKTLNGIMEIQGQLATVISGGAASLLLTKVPLYSILWLDACTYVVAIVCLFFIPYQRSVRNGDTHSFWMKMTEGYHYMKARPLLFWFLLASFMPFIGVMMTNYLHPIYITDVLKEDSSVYGIQSMIYGIGAALAGLIVPLWLRKIGTEVSITITVFMYAMAMTMFLLVKNTWIFYVLVSLTAFGNAGTRVARSSLMMERIPNGKIGRIDSLFRALGFLIRSILLSVFTGLVSLQHVLIPYAILSGLLIISGLLVLRTGESVKKEQFHLTG
- a CDS encoding YhdB family protein, which encodes MNTIDYDKALYYTHRSEWDNLLILMVRTQDDLLSKKIEQFLHAYNFEYDYSVIQKRLTALLRYIDHALEASEQKTGAEQYAYS
- a CDS encoding DedA family protein, giving the protein MEHYLHYFIDHFGYIGIMVVLMLGIVGMPIPDELLLTYIGYRISTGSMSYPISFVFGFIGAIAGISISYYLGVKLGLPFLQKIGPKIHITEKRIEQTKALFAKLGPSVLFICYFIPGIRHLAAFLAGFNAYDRKKFMLYAYSGAFVWVFTFLTIGNYLGKNWIIIKQYMDEYRTFFMAVFILLICLLTIYWFYQQKKK